The Arachis hypogaea cultivar Tifrunner chromosome 16, arahy.Tifrunner.gnm2.J5K5, whole genome shotgun sequence genome contains a region encoding:
- the LOC112754898 gene encoding uncharacterized protein — MNMEGEFQKEQQVLLVADPASCSKLSTSSTTLDDLFSAQNTEVDVGLEWLSVFVEECFSNPPSYILGPSKSVEATTTTTITTCSSNKNPSSTALLKQNNNNDSSLQNFSVPSKARSKRKRLSAVTNRRRTKTPFSIWSHQNDEPLISDPPLLKQTYWLADSELFVLPKQQKKDSEKDVIAKDGDDDDKDGGGEKGAVVMKRGSLVSLEECSEAEEDGDGGNNNNNNNNNNGENPMPRRCTHCLAQRTPQWRAGPLGPKTLCNACGVRYKSGRLLPEYRPAKSPTFVSYLHSNSHKKVMEMRMAGSVLHS, encoded by the exons ATGAACATGGAGGGTGAGTTCCAGAAAGAGCAACAAGTGCTGCTTGTTGCTGACCCTGCTTCTTGCTCAAAGCTTTCTACTTCTTCAACCACCCTTGATGACCTCTTCTCTGCTCAGAACACG GAAGTGGATGTTGGGTTGGAATGGTTATCAGTGTTTGTTGAAGAATGCTTTTCAAACCCACCAAGCTATATATTGGGACCTTCAAAGAGTGTTGAggccacaaccaccaccaccataacTACCTGCTCCTCCAACAAGAACCCTTCTTCAACCGCACTACTGAAGCAAAACAACAACAATGATTCCTCACTACAAAACTTTTCAGTCCCTAGTAAGGCTAGAAGCAAAAGAAAGAGGCTCTCAGCAGTTACCAACAGACGAAGAACCAAAACTCCTTTCAGCATTTGGTCACACCAAAATGACGAGCCCTTGATTTCAGACCCTCCTCTGTTAAAACAAACTTATTGGTTAGCGGATAGTGAACTCTTTGTTTTGCCAAAGCAGCAGAAGAAGGATAGTGAGAAAGATGTAATAGCCAAAGACGGCGACGACGACGACAAAGACGGCGGTGGCGAAAAGGGGGCGGTGGTGATGAAGAGGGGAAGTCTTGTGAGTCTTGAAGAGTGCTCTGAGGCAGAGGAAGATGGTGATggtgggaataacaataataataataataacaataatggtgagaATCCAATGCCAAGAAGGTGCACACATTGTTTGGCACAGAGGACCCCACAGTGGAGGGCAGGACCATTAGGTCCAAAGACGCTATGCAATGCATGTGGGGTGAGGTACAAATCTGGTAGGTTGTTACCTGAGTATAGGCCAGCAAAGAGTCCTACTTTTGTAAGTTACTTGCACTCCAATTCTCACAAGAAAGTTATGGAGATGAGGATGGCTGGCTCTGTTCTCCATTCTTAG
- the LOC140180216 gene encoding uncharacterized protein, with product MEKPDVFQPIPVILNGSNYAHWPTVTDISKDGASKSKEDAEKEKDYAEKLEDWDSKNYQIITWFRNTSTPSIHFLFGHFKTAKEVWDHLAERYTISDLFHQYQLLKELHSLKQERGQAIFDFLAQMEIIWDQLTSCEPVLKDPTDAKAYEDYRNRTRLIQFLMALTDDYELAKASLLHQNPLPSLEDALPRLKSEETRLGLLRSKSETVFAATDRKGKICRNCNRPGHSFSDCPSIECRKCKQKGHIGSNCPKLFCHYCKLSGHLIATCPTRPPRSDQNKYQTRPNNSPHVPASTAAAATESTSSTSLNTPSVSPSDIETLLRQLLFFSGNIPATLSTPLGNSKWYFDSGCFNHMSPLRHLFSSLSPTTNAPSINTANGSLLYATHHGAISQSNIHLSDAYFIPKLNFNLISVGQLVELGFDVIFSNSGCRV from the exons ATGGAAAAACCGGATGTCTTTCAGCCTATCCCTGTTATCCTTAATGGCTCCAACTATGCACATTGG CCAACTGTGACTGACATATCCAAAGATGGTGCCTCCAAATCCAAGGAGGATGCTGAGAAGGAGAAGGACTATGCAGAGAAATTAGAAGATTGGGATAGTAAAAATTATCAGATTATCACTTGGTTCCGCAACACTTCTACTCCTAGCATTCATTTCCTGTTTGGCCATTTTAAAACTGCTAAAGAGGTATGGGATCATTTGGCGGAACGTTACACTATCTCTGATCTCTTTCATCAATACCAACTGCTTAAGGAACTTCATAGCCTTAAGCAAGAACGTGGCCAAGCAAtttttgattttcttgctcagatGGAGATTATTTGGGATCAGTTGACCTCTTGTGAGCCTGTTCTTAAAGATCCCACTGATGCTAAGGCATATGAGGATTATCGGAACCGGACACGTCTCATCCAATTTCTGATGGCACTTACTGATGACTATGAGCTGGCCAAGGCTTCTCTTCTTCATCAGAATCCCTTGCCTAGTCTTGAAGATGCTCTTCCTCGTCTTAAGTCTGAAGAAACGCGCTTGGGATTGCTTCGTTCTAAAAGTGAAACTGTCTTTGCTGCCACCGACAGAAAGGGCAAAATCTGTCGCAACTGTAATCGGCCTGGGCATTCCTTCTCCGACTGTCCTTCTATTGAATGTCGTAAGTGCAAACAAAAAGGCCACATTGGCTCCAACTGCCCGAAACTGTTCTGCCATTATTGTAAGCTCTCGGGTCACTTGATTGCTACTTGTCCTACTCGACCACCACGCTCAGATCAGAACAAGTATCAAACTCGTCCCAACAACTCTCCGCATGTACCTGCCtctactgctgctgctgctactgAGTCCACCTCTTCCACATCTCTCAACACACCTTCTGTCTCTCCATCAGATATTGAAACCCTTCTTAGGCAACTTCTCTTCTTTTCTGGTAATATCCCTGCTACTCTTTCCACCCCTctaggtaattctaaatggtattttgattctGGTTGTTTCAATCATATGTCTCCTTTGCGTCATCTTTTTTCGTCGTTGTCTCCCACTACAAATGCACCTTCTATCAACACTGCTAATGGTTCCCTCTTGTATGCAACACATCACGGGGCTATTTCACAGTCCAATATTCATCTTTCTGATGcttattttattccaaaattaaattttaatcttatctctgTCGGTCAGCTTGTTGAACTTGGTTTTGATGTCATTTTTTCTAATTCTGGTTGTCGTGTGTAG
- the LOC112754899 gene encoding glucan endo-1,3-beta-glucosidase 8 — MGKLGPLILVALLSFLWCCHAVVEGLGVNWGTQATHKLPPDTVVQMLKDNGIQKVKLFDAEESTMSALAGTGIEVMVAIPNIQLADMNDNDKAKQWVKKSVTKYNFNGGVNIKYVAVGNEPFLKSYNNSFLNVTFPALQNIQNALNEAGVGDKIKATVPLNADVYESPANNPVPSSGTFRADINDLMTQIVAFLSKNGAPFTVNIYPFLSLYGHDDFPFDYAFFDGVTNPINDNGTPYTNVFDANFDTLVAALSKAGYGDLPIIVGEVGWPTDGDKNANTRNALRFYNGLLPRLAANKGTPRRPGYIEVYLFGLLDENGKSIQPGNFERHWGIFGYDGQPKFPMDLSGQNQNKMLVGAKNVQYLEQEWCMFNPNAKDLSKLGESITYACTNGDCTALGYGSSCNNLDANGNASYAFNMYFQMQNQNLQACNFGGLAKLSLTNISTDTCNFPIQIKSSSPPSLMVPSLLASLLVALPVVLFM; from the exons ATGGGAAAGTTGGGGCCTTTGATCTTAGTGGCTCTGTTATCGTTTCTGTGGTGCTGCCATGCCGTTGTGGAAGGGCTGGGTGTGAATTGGGGAACGCAAGCAACGCACAAGTTGCCACCGGACACGGTGGTGCAGATGCTGAAGGACAATGGGATTCAGAAGGTGAAGCTGTTCGATGCAGAAGAATCAACAATGAGTGCTCTTGCTGGCACTGGAATCGAGGTCATGGTTGCCATACCTAACATCCAGCTTGCTGATATGAATGACAATGATAAAGCCAAACAGTGGGTTAAGAAGAGTGTTACAAAGTACAACTTCAATGGCGGTGTTAACATCAA GTATGTAGCTGTTGGGAACGAGCCATTTTTGAAATCATACAATAATTCATTCTTGAATGTCACATTCCCTGCACTACAAAACATTCAAAATGCACTTAATGAAGCTGGTGTTGGTGATAAGATTAAGGCTACAGTGCCCTTAAATGCTGATGTTTATGAGTCTCCGGCAAACAATCCTGTTCCGTCTTCTGGAACATTCCGGGCTGATATCAATGACCTAATGACCCAGATAGTAGCTTTCCTCAGCAAGAATGGTGCACCATTTACAGTGAACATTTACCCTTTCTTGAGTCTCTATGGGCATGACGATTTCCCTTTTGATTATGCCTTCTTTGATGGTGTCACCAACCCCATAAACGATAACGGGACACCGTACACCAATGTCTTCGATGCGAATTTTGATACCCTTGTTGCCGCTCTCAGCAAAGCAGGGTACGGAGACCTGCCCATAATTGTTGGAGAAGTTGGATGGCCTACTGACGGCGACAAGAACGCCAACACGCGTAATGCTTTGAGGTTCTACAATGGACTCCTGCCAAGGCTTGCAGCCAACAAAGGGACACCCCGCCGCCCTGGATACATCGAAGTCTATCTGTTCGGGCTCCTTGATGAGAATGGAAAGAGCATTCAGCCAGGGAACTTCGAGCGTCACTGGGGGATTTTCGGGTATGATGGGCAGCCTAAGTTCCCGATGGACCTTTCCGGCCAGAATCAGAACAAGATGCTCGTTGGTGCGAAAAATGTACAGTACCTCGAACAAGAATGGTGCATGTTTAATCCTAATGCTAAAGATCTCAGCAAGCTCGGGGAAAGTATCACTTATGCCTGCACCAATGGGGATTGCACTGCACTTGGCTATGGATCTTCATGCAACAATTTGGATGCTAATGGGAATGCTTCATATGCATTTAACATGTATTTTCAGATGCAAAATCAGAACCTTCAAGCCTGCAATTTTGGAGGTTTGGCGAAGCTTTCGTTGACAAACATTTCAACCGACACCTGCAATTTTCCCATTCAGATAAAGTCTTCATCACCACCCTCTTTGATGGTTCCCTCTCTCTTGGCTTCTTTATTGGTTGCTTTACCGGTGGTTCTGTTTATGTAG